A single window of Apodemus sylvaticus chromosome 4, mApoSyl1.1, whole genome shotgun sequence DNA harbors:
- the Ythdf3 gene encoding YTH domain-containing family protein 3 isoform X5, which translates to MSATSVDQRPKGQGNKVSVQNGSIHQKDAVNDDDFEPYLSSQTNQKYKRAKQLFHCNNSYPPMSDPYMPSYYAPSIGFPYSLGEAAWSTAGDQPMPYLTTYGQMSNGEHHYIPDGVFSQPGALGNTPPFLGQHGFNFFPGNADFSTWGTSGSQGQSTQNSAYSSSYGYPPSSLGRAITDGQAGFGNDTLSKVPGISSIEQGMTGLKIGGDLTAAVTKTVGTALSSSGMTSIATNNVPPVSSAAPKPTSWAAIARKPAKPQPKLKPKGNVGIGGSAVPPPPIKHNMNIGTWDEKGSVVKAPPTQPVLPPQTIIQQPQPLIQPPPLVQSQLPQQQPQPPQPQQQQGPQPQAQPHQVQSQQPQLQNRWVAPRNRGTGFNQNNGTGSENFGLGVVPVSASPSSVEVHPVLEKLKAINNYNPKDFDWNLKNGRVFIIKSYSEDDIHRSIKYSIWCSTEHGNKRLDAAYRSLNGKGPLYLLFSVNGSGHFCGVAEMKSVVDYNAYAGVWSQDKWKGKFEVKWIFVKDVPNNQLRHIRLENNDNKPVTNSRDTQEVPLEKAKQVLKIIATFKHTTSIFDDFAHYEKRQEEEEAMRRERNRNKQ; encoded by the exons aaatataAAAGAGCAAAACAGTTGTTTCATTGT AATAACAGCTATCCACCAATGTCAGATCCATATATGCCTAGTTACTATGCTCCATCCATTGGATTTCCATATTCTCTTGGGGAAGCAGCATGGTCCACGGCTGGAGATCAGCCTATGCCATATCTGACGACCTATGGACAAATGAGTAATGGAGAACATCATTATATACCAGATGGTGTTTTTAGTCAACCAGGGGCATTAGGAAATACCCCTCCATTTCTTGGTCAACATGGATTTAACTTTTTTCCTGGTAATGCTGATTTCTCTACATGGGGAACAAGTGGATCTCAGGGACAATCAACACAAAATTCTGCTTATAGTAGCAGTTATGGCTATCCACCTAGTTCTCTTGGGAGAGCTATTACTGATGGACAGGCCGGATTTGGCAATGATACTTTGAGTAAGGTGCCTGGCATTAGTAGTATTGAGCAAGGCATGACTGGACTGAAAATTGGTGGTGACCTGACAGCTGCGGTGACAAAAACTGTAGGTACAGCCTTGAGCAGCAGTGGTATGACTAGCATTGCGACCAATAATGTGCCCCCTGTTAGCAGTGCAGCACCTAAACCAACTTCTTGGGCTGCTATTGCCAGAAAGCCTGCAAAACCTCAACCGAAACTTAAACCCAAGGGCAATGTGGGAATTGGGGGTTCTGCTGTGCCACCACCTCCTATAAAACACAACATGAATATTGGAACTTGGGATGAAAAGGGGTCCGTGGTAAAGGCTCCACCAACCCAACCAGTTCTGCCTCCTCAAACTATAATCCAGCAGCCTCAGCCATTAATTCAACCACCACCATTGGTGCAAAGCCAACTGCCTCAACAGCAGCCTCAGCCACCACAACCACAGCAGCAACAAGGACCTCAGCCACAGGCCCAGCCTCACCAAGTGCAGTCTCAACAGCCACAGTTGCAGAATCGCTGGGTAGCTCCTCGGAATAGGGGAACCGGCTTCAACCAGAACAATGGAACAGGCAGTGAAAACTTTGGTTTAGGTGTTGTACCTGTTAGTGCTTCACCTTCTAGCGTAGAGGTACATCCAGTGCTGGAAAAACTAAAGGCCATAAACAATTACAATCCCAAAGACTTTGATTGGAACCTGAAGAATGGACGTGTGTTTATAATTAAGAGCTATTCTGAGGATGATATACATCGTTCCATCAAGTACTCTATCTGGTGTAGCACTGAGCATGGTAATAAGCGCTTGGATGCAGCTTACCGTTCCCTGAATGGGAAAGGCCCACTCTATTTGCTCTTCAGTGTGAATGGCAGTGGACACTTTTGTGGAGTGGCTGAAATGAAGTCTGTTGTAGACTATAACGCTTATGCTGGTGTCTGGTCTCAGGATAAGTGGAAGGGCAAATTTGAAGTTAAATGGATCTTTGTCAAAGATGTTCCCAATAACCAATTACGACATATTCGCTTAGAAAATAATGACAACAAACCAGTAACCAATTCAAGGGACACTCAAGAAGTAcccctagaaaaagcaaagcaaGTGCTTAAAATAATCGCTACTTTCAAGCATACCACCTCAATCTTTGATGACTTTGCACATTATGAAAAGCgtcaagaggaggaggaagccatgcGAAGG
- the Ythdf3 gene encoding YTH domain-containing family protein 3 isoform X6, whose amino-acid sequence MFYLDLTLLHRAEETGEESFSVQNGSIHQKDAVNDDDFEPYLSSQTNQNNSYPPMSDPYMPSYYAPSIGFPYSLGEAAWSTAGDQPMPYLTTYGQMSNGEHHYIPDGVFSQPGALGNTPPFLGQHGFNFFPGNADFSTWGTSGSQGQSTQNSAYSSSYGYPPSSLGRAITDGQAGFGNDTLSKVPGISSIEQGMTGLKIGGDLTAAVTKTVGTALSSSGMTSIATNNVPPVSSAAPKPTSWAAIARKPAKPQPKLKPKGNVGIGGSAVPPPPIKHNMNIGTWDEKGSVVKAPPTQPVLPPQTIIQQPQPLIQPPPLVQSQLPQQQPQPPQPQQQQGPQPQAQPHQVQSQQPQLQNRWVAPRNRGTGFNQNNGTGSENFGLGVVPVSASPSSVEVHPVLEKLKAINNYNPKDFDWNLKNGRVFIIKSYSEDDIHRSIKYSIWCSTEHGNKRLDAAYRSLNGKGPLYLLFSVNGSGHFCGVAEMKSVVDYNAYAGVWSQDKWKGKFEVKWIFVKDVPNNQLRHIRLENNDNKPVTNSRDTQEVPLEKAKQVLKIIATFKHTTSIFDDFAHYEKRQEEEEAMRRERNRNKQ is encoded by the coding sequence AATAACAGCTATCCACCAATGTCAGATCCATATATGCCTAGTTACTATGCTCCATCCATTGGATTTCCATATTCTCTTGGGGAAGCAGCATGGTCCACGGCTGGAGATCAGCCTATGCCATATCTGACGACCTATGGACAAATGAGTAATGGAGAACATCATTATATACCAGATGGTGTTTTTAGTCAACCAGGGGCATTAGGAAATACCCCTCCATTTCTTGGTCAACATGGATTTAACTTTTTTCCTGGTAATGCTGATTTCTCTACATGGGGAACAAGTGGATCTCAGGGACAATCAACACAAAATTCTGCTTATAGTAGCAGTTATGGCTATCCACCTAGTTCTCTTGGGAGAGCTATTACTGATGGACAGGCCGGATTTGGCAATGATACTTTGAGTAAGGTGCCTGGCATTAGTAGTATTGAGCAAGGCATGACTGGACTGAAAATTGGTGGTGACCTGACAGCTGCGGTGACAAAAACTGTAGGTACAGCCTTGAGCAGCAGTGGTATGACTAGCATTGCGACCAATAATGTGCCCCCTGTTAGCAGTGCAGCACCTAAACCAACTTCTTGGGCTGCTATTGCCAGAAAGCCTGCAAAACCTCAACCGAAACTTAAACCCAAGGGCAATGTGGGAATTGGGGGTTCTGCTGTGCCACCACCTCCTATAAAACACAACATGAATATTGGAACTTGGGATGAAAAGGGGTCCGTGGTAAAGGCTCCACCAACCCAACCAGTTCTGCCTCCTCAAACTATAATCCAGCAGCCTCAGCCATTAATTCAACCACCACCATTGGTGCAAAGCCAACTGCCTCAACAGCAGCCTCAGCCACCACAACCACAGCAGCAACAAGGACCTCAGCCACAGGCCCAGCCTCACCAAGTGCAGTCTCAACAGCCACAGTTGCAGAATCGCTGGGTAGCTCCTCGGAATAGGGGAACCGGCTTCAACCAGAACAATGGAACAGGCAGTGAAAACTTTGGTTTAGGTGTTGTACCTGTTAGTGCTTCACCTTCTAGCGTAGAGGTACATCCAGTGCTGGAAAAACTAAAGGCCATAAACAATTACAATCCCAAAGACTTTGATTGGAACCTGAAGAATGGACGTGTGTTTATAATTAAGAGCTATTCTGAGGATGATATACATCGTTCCATCAAGTACTCTATCTGGTGTAGCACTGAGCATGGTAATAAGCGCTTGGATGCAGCTTACCGTTCCCTGAATGGGAAAGGCCCACTCTATTTGCTCTTCAGTGTGAATGGCAGTGGACACTTTTGTGGAGTGGCTGAAATGAAGTCTGTTGTAGACTATAACGCTTATGCTGGTGTCTGGTCTCAGGATAAGTGGAAGGGCAAATTTGAAGTTAAATGGATCTTTGTCAAAGATGTTCCCAATAACCAATTACGACATATTCGCTTAGAAAATAATGACAACAAACCAGTAACCAATTCAAGGGACACTCAAGAAGTAcccctagaaaaagcaaagcaaGTGCTTAAAATAATCGCTACTTTCAAGCATACCACCTCAATCTTTGATGACTTTGCACATTATGAAAAGCgtcaagaggaggaggaagccatgcGAAGG
- the Ythdf3 gene encoding YTH domain-containing family protein 3 isoform X7, with protein MSATSVDQRPKGQGNKVSVQNGSIHQKDAVNDDDFEPYLSSQTNQNNSYPPMSDPYMPSYYAPSIGFPYSLGEAAWSTAGDQPMPYLTTYGQMSNGEHHYIPDGVFSQPGALGNTPPFLGQHGFNFFPGNADFSTWGTSGSQGQSTQNSAYSSSYGYPPSSLGRAITDGQAGFGNDTLSKVPGISSIEQGMTGLKIGGDLTAAVTKTVGTALSSSGMTSIATNNVPPVSSAAPKPTSWAAIARKPAKPQPKLKPKGNVGIGGSAVPPPPIKHNMNIGTWDEKGSVVKAPPTQPVLPPQTIIQQPQPLIQPPPLVQSQLPQQQPQPPQPQQQQGPQPQAQPHQVQSQQPQLQNRWVAPRNRGTGFNQNNGTGSENFGLGVVPVSASPSSVEVHPVLEKLKAINNYNPKDFDWNLKNGRVFIIKSYSEDDIHRSIKYSIWCSTEHGNKRLDAAYRSLNGKGPLYLLFSVNGSGHFCGVAEMKSVVDYNAYAGVWSQDKWKGKFEVKWIFVKDVPNNQLRHIRLENNDNKPVTNSRDTQEVPLEKAKQVLKIIATFKHTTSIFDDFAHYEKRQEEEEAMRRERNRNKQ; from the coding sequence AATAACAGCTATCCACCAATGTCAGATCCATATATGCCTAGTTACTATGCTCCATCCATTGGATTTCCATATTCTCTTGGGGAAGCAGCATGGTCCACGGCTGGAGATCAGCCTATGCCATATCTGACGACCTATGGACAAATGAGTAATGGAGAACATCATTATATACCAGATGGTGTTTTTAGTCAACCAGGGGCATTAGGAAATACCCCTCCATTTCTTGGTCAACATGGATTTAACTTTTTTCCTGGTAATGCTGATTTCTCTACATGGGGAACAAGTGGATCTCAGGGACAATCAACACAAAATTCTGCTTATAGTAGCAGTTATGGCTATCCACCTAGTTCTCTTGGGAGAGCTATTACTGATGGACAGGCCGGATTTGGCAATGATACTTTGAGTAAGGTGCCTGGCATTAGTAGTATTGAGCAAGGCATGACTGGACTGAAAATTGGTGGTGACCTGACAGCTGCGGTGACAAAAACTGTAGGTACAGCCTTGAGCAGCAGTGGTATGACTAGCATTGCGACCAATAATGTGCCCCCTGTTAGCAGTGCAGCACCTAAACCAACTTCTTGGGCTGCTATTGCCAGAAAGCCTGCAAAACCTCAACCGAAACTTAAACCCAAGGGCAATGTGGGAATTGGGGGTTCTGCTGTGCCACCACCTCCTATAAAACACAACATGAATATTGGAACTTGGGATGAAAAGGGGTCCGTGGTAAAGGCTCCACCAACCCAACCAGTTCTGCCTCCTCAAACTATAATCCAGCAGCCTCAGCCATTAATTCAACCACCACCATTGGTGCAAAGCCAACTGCCTCAACAGCAGCCTCAGCCACCACAACCACAGCAGCAACAAGGACCTCAGCCACAGGCCCAGCCTCACCAAGTGCAGTCTCAACAGCCACAGTTGCAGAATCGCTGGGTAGCTCCTCGGAATAGGGGAACCGGCTTCAACCAGAACAATGGAACAGGCAGTGAAAACTTTGGTTTAGGTGTTGTACCTGTTAGTGCTTCACCTTCTAGCGTAGAGGTACATCCAGTGCTGGAAAAACTAAAGGCCATAAACAATTACAATCCCAAAGACTTTGATTGGAACCTGAAGAATGGACGTGTGTTTATAATTAAGAGCTATTCTGAGGATGATATACATCGTTCCATCAAGTACTCTATCTGGTGTAGCACTGAGCATGGTAATAAGCGCTTGGATGCAGCTTACCGTTCCCTGAATGGGAAAGGCCCACTCTATTTGCTCTTCAGTGTGAATGGCAGTGGACACTTTTGTGGAGTGGCTGAAATGAAGTCTGTTGTAGACTATAACGCTTATGCTGGTGTCTGGTCTCAGGATAAGTGGAAGGGCAAATTTGAAGTTAAATGGATCTTTGTCAAAGATGTTCCCAATAACCAATTACGACATATTCGCTTAGAAAATAATGACAACAAACCAGTAACCAATTCAAGGGACACTCAAGAAGTAcccctagaaaaagcaaagcaaGTGCTTAAAATAATCGCTACTTTCAAGCATACCACCTCAATCTTTGATGACTTTGCACATTATGAAAAGCgtcaagaggaggaggaagccatgcGAAGG
- the Ythdf3 gene encoding YTH domain-containing family protein 3 isoform X4, producing the protein MFYLDLTLLHRAEETGEESFSVQNGSIHQKDAVNDDDFEPYLSSQTNQKYKRAKQLFHCNNSYPPMSDPYMPSYYAPSIGFPYSLGEAAWSTAGDQPMPYLTTYGQMSNGEHHYIPDGVFSQPGALGNTPPFLGQHGFNFFPGNADFSTWGTSGSQGQSTQNSAYSSSYGYPPSSLGRAITDGQAGFGNDTLSKVPGISSIEQGMTGLKIGGDLTAAVTKTVGTALSSSGMTSIATNNVPPVSSAAPKPTSWAAIARKPAKPQPKLKPKGNVGIGGSAVPPPPIKHNMNIGTWDEKGSVVKAPPTQPVLPPQTIIQQPQPLIQPPPLVQSQLPQQQPQPPQPQQQQGPQPQAQPHQVQSQQPQLQNRWVAPRNRGTGFNQNNGTGSENFGLGVVPVSASPSSVEVHPVLEKLKAINNYNPKDFDWNLKNGRVFIIKSYSEDDIHRSIKYSIWCSTEHGNKRLDAAYRSLNGKGPLYLLFSVNGSGHFCGVAEMKSVVDYNAYAGVWSQDKWKGKFEVKWIFVKDVPNNQLRHIRLENNDNKPVTNSRDTQEVPLEKAKQVLKIIATFKHTTSIFDDFAHYEKRQEEEEAMRRERNRNKQ; encoded by the exons aaatataAAAGAGCAAAACAGTTGTTTCATTGT AATAACAGCTATCCACCAATGTCAGATCCATATATGCCTAGTTACTATGCTCCATCCATTGGATTTCCATATTCTCTTGGGGAAGCAGCATGGTCCACGGCTGGAGATCAGCCTATGCCATATCTGACGACCTATGGACAAATGAGTAATGGAGAACATCATTATATACCAGATGGTGTTTTTAGTCAACCAGGGGCATTAGGAAATACCCCTCCATTTCTTGGTCAACATGGATTTAACTTTTTTCCTGGTAATGCTGATTTCTCTACATGGGGAACAAGTGGATCTCAGGGACAATCAACACAAAATTCTGCTTATAGTAGCAGTTATGGCTATCCACCTAGTTCTCTTGGGAGAGCTATTACTGATGGACAGGCCGGATTTGGCAATGATACTTTGAGTAAGGTGCCTGGCATTAGTAGTATTGAGCAAGGCATGACTGGACTGAAAATTGGTGGTGACCTGACAGCTGCGGTGACAAAAACTGTAGGTACAGCCTTGAGCAGCAGTGGTATGACTAGCATTGCGACCAATAATGTGCCCCCTGTTAGCAGTGCAGCACCTAAACCAACTTCTTGGGCTGCTATTGCCAGAAAGCCTGCAAAACCTCAACCGAAACTTAAACCCAAGGGCAATGTGGGAATTGGGGGTTCTGCTGTGCCACCACCTCCTATAAAACACAACATGAATATTGGAACTTGGGATGAAAAGGGGTCCGTGGTAAAGGCTCCACCAACCCAACCAGTTCTGCCTCCTCAAACTATAATCCAGCAGCCTCAGCCATTAATTCAACCACCACCATTGGTGCAAAGCCAACTGCCTCAACAGCAGCCTCAGCCACCACAACCACAGCAGCAACAAGGACCTCAGCCACAGGCCCAGCCTCACCAAGTGCAGTCTCAACAGCCACAGTTGCAGAATCGCTGGGTAGCTCCTCGGAATAGGGGAACCGGCTTCAACCAGAACAATGGAACAGGCAGTGAAAACTTTGGTTTAGGTGTTGTACCTGTTAGTGCTTCACCTTCTAGCGTAGAGGTACATCCAGTGCTGGAAAAACTAAAGGCCATAAACAATTACAATCCCAAAGACTTTGATTGGAACCTGAAGAATGGACGTGTGTTTATAATTAAGAGCTATTCTGAGGATGATATACATCGTTCCATCAAGTACTCTATCTGGTGTAGCACTGAGCATGGTAATAAGCGCTTGGATGCAGCTTACCGTTCCCTGAATGGGAAAGGCCCACTCTATTTGCTCTTCAGTGTGAATGGCAGTGGACACTTTTGTGGAGTGGCTGAAATGAAGTCTGTTGTAGACTATAACGCTTATGCTGGTGTCTGGTCTCAGGATAAGTGGAAGGGCAAATTTGAAGTTAAATGGATCTTTGTCAAAGATGTTCCCAATAACCAATTACGACATATTCGCTTAGAAAATAATGACAACAAACCAGTAACCAATTCAAGGGACACTCAAGAAGTAcccctagaaaaagcaaagcaaGTGCTTAAAATAATCGCTACTTTCAAGCATACCACCTCAATCTTTGATGACTTTGCACATTATGAAAAGCgtcaagaggaggaggaagccatgcGAAGG
- the Ythdf3 gene encoding YTH domain-containing family protein 3 isoform X8, whose amino-acid sequence MSDPYMPSYYAPSIGFPYSLGEAAWSTAGDQPMPYLTTYGQMSNGEHHYIPDGVFSQPGALGNTPPFLGQHGFNFFPGNADFSTWGTSGSQGQSTQNSAYSSSYGYPPSSLGRAITDGQAGFGNDTLSKVPGISSIEQGMTGLKIGGDLTAAVTKTVGTALSSSGMTSIATNNVPPVSSAAPKPTSWAAIARKPAKPQPKLKPKGNVGIGGSAVPPPPIKHNMNIGTWDEKGSVVKAPPTQPVLPPQTIIQQPQPLIQPPPLVQSQLPQQQPQPPQPQQQQGPQPQAQPHQVQSQQPQLQNRWVAPRNRGTGFNQNNGTGSENFGLGVVPVSASPSSVEVHPVLEKLKAINNYNPKDFDWNLKNGRVFIIKSYSEDDIHRSIKYSIWCSTEHGNKRLDAAYRSLNGKGPLYLLFSVNGSGHFCGVAEMKSVVDYNAYAGVWSQDKWKGKFEVKWIFVKDVPNNQLRHIRLENNDNKPVTNSRDTQEVPLEKAKQVLKIIATFKHTTSIFDDFAHYEKRQEEEEAMRRERNRNKQ is encoded by the coding sequence ATGTCAGATCCATATATGCCTAGTTACTATGCTCCATCCATTGGATTTCCATATTCTCTTGGGGAAGCAGCATGGTCCACGGCTGGAGATCAGCCTATGCCATATCTGACGACCTATGGACAAATGAGTAATGGAGAACATCATTATATACCAGATGGTGTTTTTAGTCAACCAGGGGCATTAGGAAATACCCCTCCATTTCTTGGTCAACATGGATTTAACTTTTTTCCTGGTAATGCTGATTTCTCTACATGGGGAACAAGTGGATCTCAGGGACAATCAACACAAAATTCTGCTTATAGTAGCAGTTATGGCTATCCACCTAGTTCTCTTGGGAGAGCTATTACTGATGGACAGGCCGGATTTGGCAATGATACTTTGAGTAAGGTGCCTGGCATTAGTAGTATTGAGCAAGGCATGACTGGACTGAAAATTGGTGGTGACCTGACAGCTGCGGTGACAAAAACTGTAGGTACAGCCTTGAGCAGCAGTGGTATGACTAGCATTGCGACCAATAATGTGCCCCCTGTTAGCAGTGCAGCACCTAAACCAACTTCTTGGGCTGCTATTGCCAGAAAGCCTGCAAAACCTCAACCGAAACTTAAACCCAAGGGCAATGTGGGAATTGGGGGTTCTGCTGTGCCACCACCTCCTATAAAACACAACATGAATATTGGAACTTGGGATGAAAAGGGGTCCGTGGTAAAGGCTCCACCAACCCAACCAGTTCTGCCTCCTCAAACTATAATCCAGCAGCCTCAGCCATTAATTCAACCACCACCATTGGTGCAAAGCCAACTGCCTCAACAGCAGCCTCAGCCACCACAACCACAGCAGCAACAAGGACCTCAGCCACAGGCCCAGCCTCACCAAGTGCAGTCTCAACAGCCACAGTTGCAGAATCGCTGGGTAGCTCCTCGGAATAGGGGAACCGGCTTCAACCAGAACAATGGAACAGGCAGTGAAAACTTTGGTTTAGGTGTTGTACCTGTTAGTGCTTCACCTTCTAGCGTAGAGGTACATCCAGTGCTGGAAAAACTAAAGGCCATAAACAATTACAATCCCAAAGACTTTGATTGGAACCTGAAGAATGGACGTGTGTTTATAATTAAGAGCTATTCTGAGGATGATATACATCGTTCCATCAAGTACTCTATCTGGTGTAGCACTGAGCATGGTAATAAGCGCTTGGATGCAGCTTACCGTTCCCTGAATGGGAAAGGCCCACTCTATTTGCTCTTCAGTGTGAATGGCAGTGGACACTTTTGTGGAGTGGCTGAAATGAAGTCTGTTGTAGACTATAACGCTTATGCTGGTGTCTGGTCTCAGGATAAGTGGAAGGGCAAATTTGAAGTTAAATGGATCTTTGTCAAAGATGTTCCCAATAACCAATTACGACATATTCGCTTAGAAAATAATGACAACAAACCAGTAACCAATTCAAGGGACACTCAAGAAGTAcccctagaaaaagcaaagcaaGTGCTTAAAATAATCGCTACTTTCAAGCATACCACCTCAATCTTTGATGACTTTGCACATTATGAAAAGCgtcaagaggaggaggaagccatgcGAAGG